The window aatatcaattaagtacCTCCGAATttcagttcaaggagtaaaaatattatttatggagttttacacattatttttgaatactaccacaaccaagtaaaaggttatgacttctactatttatgataatatatttagattttttaaattttatttactatttattttttattatattaatacatttttttgttttaattaaaaataaatactaaataaaattgataaaatctgaatatattgtcataaatgctagaagtcataactttttaattggttgtggtagtattcaaaaataatgtgtcaaactctctaaataatatttcggtctttctaatgtgtgcccaagggcacacaataagcacgaACTTTTAGGAAAatggcttgttttgattggtggaattggtgtgaatgcagggggggccattaacatttattactaatccaccaatcaaaaggtAGTATTCTCATGAGAGTTAGTgactagtgtgtgcccatgggcacaccatagaaaattcgataatatttttactccttgaaatgaaatttgaagggacttaattgatatttattgtgactttaatgattgaaatgaaaCCCCGATAAGATTagtgagcaaagtgatatatgacttccacttcagtgaccactttgatatttaacccataTCTTTTCTAATCCAATGATGCttactaataattttttaattcaaatttgagTATGTTTTgaatagaataaaaaaaattctcctcgtctaacggtgcttatttatCATGTACatgatccaacggatgataacaTTTTAGTAGTACTATGACCATGCGACTGTAATATCTCCTTTTACGGttgttatatataaagtatataatGTAAAACATGTCGGAATCGGAGATATCAGTAGAGCACCAAGTCCAAATTGATGAAGATACCAGTGGAGGACATTGATTATGATCGACGTGTAACTGAATGCCATAGTTTGATATAGCGTAGGCACGGAGGCTGAAACTTGTTTAATGCTTGGGTTTTCTCATCCTTCACAGGCCAGAGCATAAACTTTAGAGATTCTCTTTTGCCAAGTCAGAAGTGATCTTTCCAACTCATATTTCTCAAACAACATGTCAATGATAATCACAAGGCGATTGTATAACATAACAGATGACTATATACAATGGACTAGTTCTTGTAAGCTACAACTACTGATAAAGCAAAATAAGAGACTTTGAAGCAATAGAAGCTGGAGAACCTTTACCAGAAAAGAATGGTCTATGTGCACTTCAAGATTGGAACATCTGCTGGCAAGTTCCTCTGCAGATGCCGTAAACCGAGAGTGGAACATCTGTTGAACTATATATTTTCAGAATTGCATGATAAATGTGTACAACTTACCAAACTTGGATAGCGCGAATTTATTTAAGCCACTAGAATATACCATACATATATATTCCCCGTCCCACTAAGTTcttaacattatatttttacacgcattttatagctcatataaaatatacttacattatatatatatttttaaaaaaattcctgaaaaaagtctaaaatttaaactttattaaaaaaagaaaaaattaaaaatacattataaaacCATATTTTACGAGAATCTCACAATACGTGCAAATAATGTAGGTAAACTTTCTTGACTTCTTGacgggacggagagagtaaatACTTTAGTTCACTCCGAAGATATTTTGCagtaaaaatgataaaaataggcCTGACAACGCACCAGGACAATCTGGCCAACTTAATACGTGTCTGCGTAACAGTGATAAATTGTGTAGAAATGGATAATCTAAACTATTACTGATAAAAATTCAACCCTTTAATACTACATACTTTAATTCTCACACTTGTGACTTGTATATGCATGTGTGTGCTGCTATGTCATCAAGTTATTACCAATCAATGGAGAACAAAGATCTCTCTACTCCTTTCTTACCCTCTCAAAGCCACTCAAAATATGATAACGATGAACCCCAATTCATCATCACTGTCCATGACCCAGAAGCCCAAAAAGTTCCCAATGGCCTTAATTTCAAGAATCTTGATGACCCATTTGAGTTTCTTGGATCAAAAGGCTATGAGATGTTGGATTCAACAACTGTGGATCCATTTAGGAATGGGACTTATAGTATTGAAGGGGTTTATGAGTGGTTAAAGATTGGGATTTGTTTGCCAATTGCTTTGGTTAGGATGGTGTTGTTTGGGGTTTGTTTGAGTGTGGGATATGTGGCTACAAAGATTGCTCTTTTGGGGTGGAAAGATAAGGAGAATCCTTTGCCTAGGTGGAGGTGTAGGATTATGTGGGTTACCCGGTTCGCAACCCGGGGTATTCTCTTTGCTTTTGGGTGAGTTTATATGAATGCACTTGACATTTTGTTATGATCATTGTGTGTGGAGAACTTGTGAATTGTTCGTATTGTTATTGTTCTTTTTGAATGCAGATTACAAGCTAGAATGAGTACATATGCTTACTAAGATCCTTCTTGAGATTATACATGTactgattttatatataatactaattCAAGCTAGATGCGATGTATGCTTACTATTCTTTTAAAGGTATAAGTATGCAGATTGTTTAGCTAATGCTAGTAATTGACTCTCCAGTAATCTAAACGAATTATAAGCTTGTCacaattatttttaactttctAGAATCCAGCACAAGCTATTCTGCAGCTTTAGACTCTTGCTTATGTATTTACTGTGTtgacttttcattagtatcTGTGATTGTGTATAATCATGTTCATTCAAACACAAAATTATTTGAGTTACAAACTAGTGATTTGTATTGCGGAGACAGTTCTTTGGTTGTAAAATGTGCTGGTGATTGATGGTATTGTGATTGATGATTTGTACTGGAGGAACCAGACCGGTAGTGTAGTGTTTTATAGTGTTAGTAGAGAACCATGAGTATATACATTAACAGATTCTACACATACTAATATTGTGTGTCTGTATGTGTTCTGGTAAAGTATAGAATGGGTTATAGGGTGTTAGCTAAATTTGGttggttaaaatataaaaaaatgatagatAGCTAATACTCTATATAGGGAACGAGAAAGGTGGTTTTCTCCAATGGTATCATGTATAATGGTTagctatttttaaaaaaaataataatttgttattAGTTTAAAAATTTCCAGACCATGAAGAGAATAgtactttaatattttaatttggtgggaaaattatacataaaagcTGTCCAATCTGTAAATATAGAGATTCATTAGAGTTCTCGCAATTTAAGTAACAGGTTGTTCCCTtggagaaagaaaaaagaagacaaTTATCTATAATTGTTGTCTGATATAGCTAAGGAGGAGACCATgtgctggagatgctctgaaCATTAGAATCCAAATTGTAGTTAAATTATTCACCACGTGTTGAATTTATATATACCGTAGGAGTAGTCGAGTCTATTTTTTCTTGAAGTTAACTTCTCAGTATCTGTATGGTAAAACTTCAGGTTATTTATATCTACTGCAACTAAAATGTAAATTGTCAAACTATTGGCCtattatttcatataaaattcatactATAATTTGTCACTAAACCCATGGATCATATTTAGTTACCTTTTAGTTAATAGCTAAAGAATATTACTTCAGGGGATAAGGAGAGAGAAAAGTTATAGTCCACTAACAAGAAGTAGAAACTTATCATAAATAGATTTGGTTATTTTAGTGGATACCCCTCAAACTCAAGGTAACCTTTGTTATTGCCTGGATCAGTAACACTGATATACATAGCCATCTGAAATTGCAATCATGTATCTTGTCTTCGTGGGTTGATGTTATGACATTCATAATACTTGACATTAGTACAGCTACTATAGTATGCAGGCACTCTGACTAAACAATTAGGCTCATTTCTACATGTTGTCGAAGAGAAATTTGTGTTCTGAATGACTACATGGATTTCTGAAAGTTAATCCTGTGTTTTCTGTGTCAACtttgttcttttctttttcagCAGTATTACTAGAATGATTTAATTTCCTTTGAATGTGGCAGTTATCATTGGATAAAGCGTAGAGGGAAGCCTGCTCCAAGGGACACTGCTCCTGTCGTTGTATCTAATCATGTATCATATGTTGACCCTATCTTCTTTTTCTACGAAATTTTTCCTACTATCGTTGCTAGTGATTCCCATGATTCCATGCCCGTTGTTGGTACCATCATCAGAGCTATGCAGGTATGTATCATAAGATGATTTAGCTTTCTGGTGCTGCATGCCtaatatatgttgtttccaattttaatcTTATTCTGAGTTCACTATATCCATTTTCTTTTTCATGTCAACGCATCCAGGTTATATATGTCAATAGGTTTTCACCATCATCCAGAAAGCATGCTATTAGTGAAATAAAGGTAAAATGCTTTTTGCCTTCTGTATCTAATTTCTTAAGCTTTTAAGTTTGATCACAAAACATTATATCGTCTACATATAATCCTCTTATTCTCATGCCATTATGCCATGTTCTAATATACTTATTACTAATCCTGGCATAGCATTATGCCCTCTTCTGCTTATCATTTTTCCGTCTCAGtataattatttcatttttgcTCCAAAATTGTAATAATTAGTTTGAGAAGGAATAACATAATTGTCAAGGTCATGCACTGATGGCAGTAATGTTGAATTATTGATGTGAGTTTCTGAATTAACGTCCATTTTATACTCCAATTGCCGAATGAATTATAATCATAGATCTTGCTTGGTAAAAGCAATAGTTGACTGGCTAAATCTATTATTCaccttatttatttatatatttgggaTGACACACAATCTCTCAAATTGCTATCATACGAAGTAATTGTCAATAGAAAACACTGGAAACTATGTTTTCATTATGCATAGTAACACATAAATTATTCTTTCTTTTACAAATGAAGGCAGGATTTTGGCAGGGACCCTTACCCTTAATCGGATACTCGCACGTGCCTCTAATGAGGTTCTGACCCTCAATTTCTTGTCATCAGAGAAAGGTGGGGGATTATCTTGGATATAAGTTTAGGAATAATACTTGAATTACTTTGGTCACTCTCatgtaatattaaattatcaGAGAAGAGGGCGATTAACTAGGATACAAGTTTAggaaaaatacttgaattacttTGGTCACTCTCATACAATATTAAAGCATGCCTCTTCTGCTAATGGCTCTATTGTAAATAGTAGATTTTTTTGTTGCTGCCTTTTTCCATCTAAAGCTCACAATACAGGTTCTGTTCCTTTCTGTGCAGACTCCCTCTTCTAAAACGTTTGTGTAATTGTATTCAAAGTTGCAAGTTCTTTTTGTTAAATTCTAGGTCAATGTCACTTAATCAGGTTCATGTTGTCCTTTAAATAAATCTTGCTTAAGCAATATGGTCACTTGCGATGATTTGTTATCACTTCTCAGTATTTAGAAATGCAGAAATAGTAGTGAAATTAGTGGTTTTGATGTATTTATCATATGGTATTTAATAAGgcattgaatttatattttgtttgtgttaCATATTTTTTAGATTATGCCAGTATATAAGCTatttgatacagaattttgctttcaAGGATCTGAAAACAGAGAAAGGCATCGTCCAATCGGTTTCCCAGAGTTCTTTTATTTCCTGAAGGAACCACGACGAATGGAAGATCTCTCATCTCTTTCCAACTAGGTGCATTTATTCCTGGATATGCTATCCAACCAGTGGTTGTTCGTTATCCCCATGTCCACTTTGACCAATCATGGTAAGATTTTGCTTTTCATCAGAAAATTCTTTTGTTGCGCTCTTCAGTAGCACCTCACATCTCTATGTATAACTATTATCATTTTGTCCAGGGGAAATATTTCACTGGCTAGACTTATGTTCAGAATGTTTACACAGTTTCACAATTTCATGGAGgtacaatattatttttttcttctcttttccactaagAAAATCTGAGAGGGGGAAGAAGCTTAAGTCGTTTTATGTTCGTATCTAAAAGTTAGGAATCAGCTTAGCAGTATATAATAGTATTGAGTAACAGTATTAGTAAGGGTAATCGAGTCATTTACTGTTCTGGAATTAGTTTCAGAGTTCATGGTCTATATATACTTGTTGAGTCCTGTGCTTTCAGTTTATGCTGGATGAAATAATAGAAAATAGGACTTGGTTTCACCAAATTCTCTCTCCATTCTCTCTACGGAATCTCTCTCTAAAAACTACTTTGTTCTATATCGTATCATTGCCTTAATCACTCTGGCTCTAATGTTGATTCTGctgtatctctctctctctctctctctctctctctctttctctctccctctccccccctccctccctccctcccccttcCCCACTCCCCCTCCTTCCCTCCCTCCCGACACTAAACTATTTACCGTATAGAGTTTGTAACACTATGCAGACGAGAAGCTTGGTCTTGAAGATACTACGACTTGGCAAAATGCCCGCTTCAAAAGAAATTTCATATGGAAGGCACACAATTTAtgcattttgtttgtttttcatGTGTGTAAACATAATAAACTGCACATAACAAACTGCAGCTATGCTTCTTCCTTTTCTCTTTTAGCTTTTCTATTATTTACTTCTGGTTCTCAAATGTTGTAGGTTGAATATCTGCCAGTTGTTATGCCCCTGGTCGGTCAAAAGGAAAATGCTGTGCAATTTTGCAAGAGGGTGAGTCAGTTTGTTATTGTTTATTGTGTTGCACTTGCAAAGAAATGTTGATAATATTATCACAGCTTCTCATATGCAATTGAAGAACAATAATACAGCTCAGTCTATGGTCACATTTTTTTCATAACTTGTTTGTTGGTGTCATTTTGCATATTTGAAAGGTTGTGTTGAATTTGTGTCTTCTACTTGTAGGTTTTGTTTAGTTGAGTACTTGAGTTGATCATGATTTGTTTCTAAGTTCGCTTTTTTTAACCTACAAGAAAATGTGCATGATAGCCTTGGCTGCTACAGGGAACCTCCATATATGGAGATATCTGGAAAGAGAAATCAGGAAAAAAGAATAGAACATACATCATTCTAAGAGTACTGACCTTTGACCTGTTCATGGAGGTAATTGCAGGGTTTCAGTACGTGAAATGTTCAAACGAGGTGTAAAGTTAGAATAGGAGATGGTGATCTTTACTTGCTGATAGTGTCAGGAATGTTTTAAGTCATGCTTGATAAGGATGTAAGTAAACTTCATAAAAATGGGTTGCTTTGTGTAAGGCCTGAGAGAAGCACTGGAAGCAGATGTATACTGGTGCCACATAGTGGCGGGCCACGTGTGGGGCCTTTGGGCCAAGGTGTATCCTGGTGTAGGAGACAGGCCTGAGTTTCAGGCTATGGTTTAGTTTGATTGTCATGTGCTGTATGGTGTTAGGTGGTGTCTGGTTCACTCCAGTGCTACCAGCCCCCTGATCTGGCACTTTAGGTTCATTTCCACCCTTTTAACGAGCTGCTAACCATTTATGAAGGCAAGTACTTTCAGAAGCAACAACTCTATCAACTGCTACATGTTTATTATTACACCTGTCAGACGAGGGCTGTCTGTCTATGTGCTGAAAAATAGAATTAGGGTAATGACTTTTAGTTAGCAGGGACATGCAATTTAGTGATTTGGTCCCCGAGACATCCCCATTGTAAGCCTGCCGTCCCCAGATTTTTGTGGACGTCTCCTTTCCCGAAATGTCCCAAACTTGGGTACGACAATTGGTAGGTGTCCCCGTGCAACATAGGTGCCTGGTATCTCAACTTGGTGCCATTCTCAGGCTTTGTCAATTTTGCGGGTTGGCCCTTGAGAGGGGGACTTTTGTGTGGAATGGCCATCTAGTAAGCATCTCTTGCCACTATGCATATGCTGTTCTACAGTTTGAAAAGTGGAAGTGAGGTTAAGGTTATGATACAGTACAGTACTTCAAGTGATAGAGACGTAACAATTCAGATCTTAAGTGATGTTGAATCAGAGTCTGTGAAGATGGTGATATAACAAACACAGAAAATAACAGGAGATAGAGAGAGATGTAGACAGAGATAAGATTTAGGAAAAGAGGAGATTCATTTCATACAACTGGATTGTAACAGCAATGTAACTAACTTTTGGACAGTTTTAGCGCCACACTGGAATTGAATATTtcttcacttatttatttttatctaatcgTGTACGTATTCATATTAGTAAAGCCTTATCAGTTTACCTTCTTTCGATTTGTCATTAATTGGCCAGTGGTTGACATGTAATTGGTGTTTCTGCTTCTATGGATATTTTGCACCGAAAATGTGTTTACTTGTATCTGTATTAAGTTTATGGTTTTCCTTATTTCATCTTTTGTGTAGTCACTAGGGTGCATAAAGAAATAGTATTTAAGAGCTAAGCAACCCAGTtgtatgtttgtgtgtgtgtgtatttactAATTTTACAATATGAGATTGATTTGCCTAGAGTAGTATAAATCACATTTTTCTATCTGcacaataaaattttgaattgattAACTTTTGGCTATGTATATACATGCACAGACTTCTCATGCTATGTGTGTTGCTCTCAATGTTGTGCAAACATCTCATTCCTTTGGCGATGTGATGCTTCTCGCCAAGGCAAATGAGTCTAAACAGGTATGTCTCTCATGCACATATTCAGTTTTTATTGTATTAAATATTGTTGCGTAGATGAATTCACTTGATTAAAGCTTTGGGGCTTAATGTTTTATTGAATGGATGAAAATTCTTGTTTAGAGTATGGACAAGTTGCAAACTGCTCCATTCATTCGATGTCTTTCTGTCTAAATTTTTGCACTTAAGACTTGCAAATAGTAGGAACAATCATCAAACCTCTAGAAATAGGAAATAACCTTCCTTTCTTTGTATGTACAAATATTGCTAGAAGTCGAATAGAAATGAGAACCTCACAAGTTACAAGTCACAAATCTCCACATTGATTTCTAATAGTCAAACACTTGATTAATAACCCTTCTGTCCCACTCGAAGGTGGCCTCAGCAGcttacattttattattttaaatatacaacAAAACCTGTCAGTAGCCTCCTTTCAGGATCTCAAGCTATCAACAAAAAAGAATCGAGAAAGAGGTGTAATTAATGCGAAAAGAGAATCGAGGAAGAGGTGTAATTAATGCGAAGTGCTGTGTTTAAACTTCGCGTTGGGGCGGCTTTGTGATGAACTGATGATTCAGTATTCATTTCCCTTCCTGCTTATGAAAAATTGGTACAAGAAGCTGTGGATACAATTCTCCACTTCTTGATGATGGAATCCGTGGAAAACCGATGAGAGACACTCATAATTAAGTGTGGAAGTCAATTTGTAGGCACAGGGAGGTTTTCACGAGACTTTTCTTGGCAAACAAGTTGATTATTCAGGGCGTTCCATCATTGTCATGAGTCCCTCACTTTCATTATATGAATGCAGATTTTCCCGCTAAATAACTAATGAGCTTCTCCAGACAATTGGATATTTTCAGGAACTAGGGTTTATGAAAGCATATATGTgagtatttttagttttttctgGTTTATATGAAACGAATTAACAGATTCTAGGTAGAAATCACAGAGAAACAGGGATTAAGAGAGAGATTTAAGCTACAGAAATGGAGAATTCAAAGAGATTTGCACAGACAAAGCACAGAGATCAgttatagagagagaaagtaaaCAGAATTctggagagagaaagagagggtgGAAACTAATTCTTTCTGATAAAATGTTCGG of the Daucus carota subsp. sativus chromosome 4, DH1 v3.0, whole genome shotgun sequence genome contains:
- the LOC108219191 gene encoding lysophospholipid acyltransferase LPEAT2, with the protein product MHVCAAMSSSYYQSMENKDLSTPFLPSQSHSKYDNDEPQFIITVHDPEAQKVPNGLNFKNLDDPFEFLGSKGYEMLDSTTVDPFRNGTYSIEGVYEWLKIGICLPIALVRMVLFGVCLSVGYVATKIALLGWKDKENPLPRWRCRIMWVTRFATRGILFAFGYHWIKRRGKPAPRDTAPVVVSNHVSYVDPIFFFYEIFPTIVASDSHDSMPVVGTIIRAMQVIYVNRFSPSSRKHAISEIKRKASSNRFPRVLLFPEGTTTNGRSLISFQLGAFIPGYAIQPVVVRYPHVHFDQSWGNISLARLMFRMFTQFHNFMEVEYLPVVMPLVGQKENAVQFCKRTSHAMCVALNVVQTSHSFGDVMLLAKANESKQVNPSLYMVEMEKVAKTYHISSSEAVEFLDKFLSMKPDLSGHVGVCNFLRILRLKRCYFSEKVFGFIDMKKTGRITFKEFLLGSAHVLKHPLFRRACELAFTECDISGNHNISEQEFGCSIIMAMQNLKEDEIHELFILFDFNSDGRICRDDFMACLRQNPLLISLFAPRLLQLDLSSKVCERTTESMGP